A region of Salmo salar chromosome ssa17, Ssal_v3.1, whole genome shotgun sequence DNA encodes the following proteins:
- the LOC106575083 gene encoding quinone oxidoreductase-like protein 1 isoform X1, giving the protein MKGLYCKLGETTAEAKFVIQETNLASALGSNQVKVQVKACALSPLDIKLHEDLKFQRDLVPVGREIVGIVLQVGPKVTFFQPDDEVVGILPLDTAMSGLCDAIVINEHHLVQKPEKLSWVEAAGAIRDGLRAYTALHTLARMASGHTLLVLDGASPFGVLAIQLAHYHGVKVLASALSSEDQKFLEQLRPSVGVRESLVARVIGVWDAKVDLVDSCLEETGGLGVDIVMDSGVRLHEEEPEARCLLPYKHDIITLLGVGGHWVTTEQNLQLDPPDSRSLFLKAASLSFLNEEVWGASSARQGRYLHIMKDIVEKLSTGTLRPQLEDPVPLYDATVSMEMVQKKQVRKRLVVQL; this is encoded by the exons ATGAAAGGGCTTTACTGTAAGCTAGGTGAAACCACTGCAGAGGCGAAATTTGTCATCCAGGAAACG AATTTAGCCAGTGCCCTCGGTAGCAACCAGGTCAAAGTGCAAGTGAAGGCATGTGCCCTTAGTCCACTGGATATAAAA CTCCATGAGGATCTAAAGTTCCAAAGGGACCTGGTGCCAGTAGGGAGGGAGATTGTTGGGATCGTCCTCCAAG TTGGGCCTAAGGTGACCTTTTTCCAACCCGATGATGAAGTTGTAG GAATTCTGCCCTTGGATACAGCGATGTCTGGTTTGTGCGATGCCATTGTCATCAACGAGCATCATCTTG TGCAGAAGCCAGAGAAGTTGAGCTGGGTGGAGGCGGCAGGGGCCATTCGGGATGGACTGCGGGCCTATACAGCCCTCCATACCCTAGCCCGTATGGCATCCGGGCACACTCTGCTGGTGCTGGACGGAGCCAGT CCCTTTGGAGTTCTGGCCATCCAGCTGGCCCACTACCATGGAGTTAAAGTACTGGCATCAGCCCTGTCCTCCGAAGACCAGAAATTCCTGGAGCAGCTTCGGCCCAGCGTCG GAGTGCGAGAGTCTCTTGTAG CCAGGGTGATCGGTGTGTGGGATGCCAAGGTAGACCTGGTGGATTCCTGTTTGGAAGAGACGGGTGGTCTAGGGGTGGACATTGTCATGGACTCTGGAG tGAGATTGCATGAGGAGGAGCCAGAGGCCAGGTGTCTTCTGCCCTACAAGCAtgacatcatcaccctgctcggGGTCGGAGGTCACTGGGTTACAACTGAGCAAAACCTGCAG CTGGACCCTCCAGATAGCCGCAGCCTCTTCCTGAAGGCCGCCTCCCTGTCTTTCCTCAACGAGGAAGTGTGGGGGGCATCCAGTGCCCGCCAGGGAAGGTACCTCC ACATCATGAAGGATATAGTGGAGAAGCTTTCCACTGGGACCTTAAG
- the LOC106575083 gene encoding quinone oxidoreductase-like protein 1 isoform X2 — MKGLYCKLGETTAEAKFVIQETNLASALGSNQVKVQVKACALSPLDIKLHEDLKFQRDLVPVGREIVGIVLQVGPKVTFFQPDDEVVGILPLDTAMSGLCDAIVINEHHLVQKPEKLSWVEAAGAIRDGLRAYTALHTLARMASGHTLLVLDGASPFGVLAIQLAHYHGVKVLASALSSEDQKFLEQLRPSVARVIGVWDAKVDLVDSCLEETGGLGVDIVMDSGVRLHEEEPEARCLLPYKHDIITLLGVGGHWVTTEQNLQLDPPDSRSLFLKAASLSFLNEEVWGASSARQGRYLHIMKDIVEKLSTGTLRPQLEDPVPLYDATVSMEMVQKKQVRKRLVVQL; from the exons ATGAAAGGGCTTTACTGTAAGCTAGGTGAAACCACTGCAGAGGCGAAATTTGTCATCCAGGAAACG AATTTAGCCAGTGCCCTCGGTAGCAACCAGGTCAAAGTGCAAGTGAAGGCATGTGCCCTTAGTCCACTGGATATAAAA CTCCATGAGGATCTAAAGTTCCAAAGGGACCTGGTGCCAGTAGGGAGGGAGATTGTTGGGATCGTCCTCCAAG TTGGGCCTAAGGTGACCTTTTTCCAACCCGATGATGAAGTTGTAG GAATTCTGCCCTTGGATACAGCGATGTCTGGTTTGTGCGATGCCATTGTCATCAACGAGCATCATCTTG TGCAGAAGCCAGAGAAGTTGAGCTGGGTGGAGGCGGCAGGGGCCATTCGGGATGGACTGCGGGCCTATACAGCCCTCCATACCCTAGCCCGTATGGCATCCGGGCACACTCTGCTGGTGCTGGACGGAGCCAGT CCCTTTGGAGTTCTGGCCATCCAGCTGGCCCACTACCATGGAGTTAAAGTACTGGCATCAGCCCTGTCCTCCGAAGACCAGAAATTCCTGGAGCAGCTTCGGCCCAGCGTCG CCAGGGTGATCGGTGTGTGGGATGCCAAGGTAGACCTGGTGGATTCCTGTTTGGAAGAGACGGGTGGTCTAGGGGTGGACATTGTCATGGACTCTGGAG tGAGATTGCATGAGGAGGAGCCAGAGGCCAGGTGTCTTCTGCCCTACAAGCAtgacatcatcaccctgctcggGGTCGGAGGTCACTGGGTTACAACTGAGCAAAACCTGCAG CTGGACCCTCCAGATAGCCGCAGCCTCTTCCTGAAGGCCGCCTCCCTGTCTTTCCTCAACGAGGAAGTGTGGGGGGCATCCAGTGCCCGCCAGGGAAGGTACCTCC ACATCATGAAGGATATAGTGGAGAAGCTTTCCACTGGGACCTTAAG